The following are encoded together in the Pseudomonas xantholysinigenes genome:
- the terL gene encoding phage terminase large subunit, with product MSTDPEKKVSLLVFFLIWAKRMRWEVPDIHVQALIWLEAKGPLAVLRCFRGFGKSTILAIYNAWRYYRDPTFRILHQSEADGTAYKTSRDTQNVIRNHPLTRHLLPPNQGTVEQWWVEGAADFRNASMFAKGILSNVTSARADECQNDDVEVPRNIQTPEAREKLRYRLGEQTHILVPGGSKLFIGTPHTHDSLYDELETMGADCLTIRMFKHEHRIELAKDLAYRVPFVPDVVFSGIGKLSRVLVEGKDYRLVDAGIEFSEPPGTLIDCYAGSAWPKRFNLEELERRRRETRTINEWDSQYQLHSKPVTQVRLDPARMIPYDMVPEIRYANGACAMYLGPVQIVGAAAYWDCSLGKIKSDASAFSLVLTDERGRLYWHVCKGLEGEIAEFDERTGRIIGGQVHQVRELVIKYQIPRVVVETNGPGGFVPTILRQALKGTGCGVGEEHSSTNKQKRILDALESPLSAGFLWAHIDVLRGPLWDQMRDFNPAVTDQADDYLDSGAGAIAQTPVRIGRIVGKPTEVRQDHWRTNAGVHEVQVDY from the coding sequence ATGTCCACTGACCCCGAGAAGAAAGTCAGCCTGCTGGTCTTCTTCCTGATTTGGGCAAAGCGGATGCGGTGGGAGGTGCCGGACATTCACGTCCAGGCGCTGATATGGCTGGAGGCCAAGGGGCCTCTGGCCGTTTTGCGTTGCTTCCGGGGCTTCGGCAAGTCCACCATCCTGGCGATCTACAACGCCTGGCGGTATTACCGCGATCCCACGTTCCGCATCCTGCACCAGTCCGAAGCCGACGGTACGGCGTACAAGACCAGCCGCGACACCCAGAACGTCATACGCAACCACCCGCTGACACGCCATCTGCTACCGCCCAACCAGGGAACGGTAGAGCAGTGGTGGGTCGAGGGCGCCGCTGACTTCCGTAACGCCTCGATGTTCGCCAAGGGCATCCTGTCGAACGTCACATCGGCGCGCGCTGACGAGTGCCAGAACGATGACGTTGAGGTGCCGCGGAACATCCAGACTCCCGAGGCCCGAGAGAAGCTTCGGTATCGCCTGGGCGAGCAGACGCACATTCTGGTGCCTGGCGGCAGCAAGCTGTTCATCGGAACACCCCACACCCATGACAGCTTGTACGACGAACTGGAGACCATGGGCGCGGACTGCCTGACCATCCGCATGTTCAAGCACGAGCACCGGATCGAGCTGGCCAAGGATCTTGCCTACCGCGTCCCGTTCGTGCCCGACGTGGTGTTCTCTGGCATCGGCAAACTGTCGCGGGTGCTGGTGGAGGGCAAGGACTACCGCCTGGTGGATGCCGGTATCGAGTTCTCGGAGCCGCCTGGAACGCTGATCGACTGCTATGCCGGCAGCGCCTGGCCCAAGCGCTTTAACCTGGAAGAGCTGGAGCGCCGACGCCGGGAAACCCGGACGATCAACGAATGGGACAGCCAGTACCAGCTGCACAGCAAGCCGGTCACCCAAGTACGGCTCGATCCGGCCCGCATGATCCCGTACGACATGGTGCCCGAAATCCGCTACGCCAACGGTGCCTGCGCCATGTACCTGGGCCCGGTCCAGATCGTCGGCGCGGCTGCTTACTGGGACTGCTCTCTAGGGAAAATCAAGTCAGATGCCTCAGCCTTCTCGCTTGTCCTGACGGACGAGCGGGGCCGTCTCTACTGGCACGTTTGCAAGGGGCTTGAAGGTGAGATCGCCGAGTTCGATGAGCGCACCGGCAGGATTATCGGAGGCCAAGTGCACCAGGTTCGCGAACTGGTCATCAAGTACCAGATCCCCAGAGTGGTGGTGGAGACGAACGGACCTGGCGGTTTCGTGCCAACTATCCTACGGCAAGCCTTGAAGGGTACGGGCTGCGGGGTGGGCGAGGAGCACAGCAGCACCAACAAGCAGAAGAGAATCTTGGATGCTCTGGAGTCGCCTTTGTCGGCAGGTTTCCTGTGGGCCCACATTGATGTGCTGCGCGGACCGCTCTGGGACCAGATGCGAGACTTCAACCCGGCAGTGACGGACCAGGCTGACGACTACCTCGACTCGGGTGCTGGCGCTATCGCCCAAACCCCCGTGCGCATTGGCCGAATAGTCGGGAAACCGACGGAGGTCAGGCAGGACCATTGGCGTACCAATGCGGGCGTGCACGAGGTGCAAGTCGACTACTAG
- a CDS encoding phage tail fiber domain-containing protein encodes MAVPAGPTEKSYEGNGVATVFTVPFLVIQATDLAVYVDGTRLTSGYTLSGVGNPSSTVTFSSAPAPLAQIIFQLDVPFERLNDYQENGDFQAETVNRDYDRIWQALKQLLRYFGRALTLAPFDIDGTGRFLARGNRIVNLADPVDQQDAVTRKWVGDYLDQVSGNVNTTVGITYNGDSLYNYLMLGVSRTVNSIASLRALQRIRNQRAFVLGYYSALDGGGGTYYADLSDTSSADNGGTIIVGADGTRWKLKVEGSIDVKQFGARPDDETGAGTDSYAAIQAAINWAVQSKTTRVTAVGKFRTSNTIVMNTGVFMQTLVLDGCGQNSRIRCTGADKDVIQFSTTQFMRMGGVRDIEIQAGATAGHGVNIVYGAQQCQFINVTVTALNPVKNCWRGVWSAFAVGEGGCFDCIWDGGDLYVTTSHTTYGIYFLTNGTCFNENQFRGMRWNQATNTYFAYVGNVHSTSYLVNNHFKGINFEICKGGGLLMYCGRGTIFEGLSYWDAGTYSNHLLHFPNVPGLRMTGTVIRGFQRNGDTLAVGVRDIFIEIADETTISGLTGGSSYDWGGNLVVIEGPKLALGIELNYGNRVYANHKTLSICAGEITGSTGAGIWAENVATIVRLSAGKYRITFIAQSRADVNYTVDAGISGTPAFFSPAIDKQLTYFDLTYTRFDGAAADPTTIMFRMIG; translated from the coding sequence ATGGCAGTTCCAGCAGGACCAACCGAGAAGAGTTATGAAGGGAACGGGGTCGCGACCGTTTTCACCGTTCCTTTCCTTGTCATTCAGGCGACTGATCTTGCGGTTTATGTGGATGGAACAAGGTTGACCTCCGGCTATACCCTGTCTGGTGTTGGCAACCCTTCCAGTACCGTGACATTTTCCTCGGCTCCGGCACCCCTTGCACAAATTATCTTTCAGCTCGATGTTCCCTTCGAGCGTCTGAATGACTACCAAGAGAACGGCGATTTCCAGGCTGAGACCGTCAACCGTGACTACGACAGGATCTGGCAGGCTCTTAAGCAACTTCTCAGATATTTCGGTCGAGCGCTCACGCTTGCCCCTTTCGATATTGATGGCACAGGTCGCTTTCTTGCCCGTGGGAATCGAATAGTAAATTTGGCCGATCCAGTTGATCAGCAGGATGCTGTCACAAGGAAGTGGGTCGGGGACTACCTTGACCAGGTGAGCGGGAACGTAAATACCACTGTTGGTATCACATATAACGGAGACTCCCTATACAACTATTTGATGCTCGGAGTTTCCAGGACAGTTAACTCTATCGCTTCCTTGCGAGCACTTCAGCGGATTCGAAATCAGCGTGCTTTTGTGCTTGGGTATTATTCGGCGCTCGATGGTGGCGGCGGAACCTATTACGCGGACCTGAGCGATACAAGCAGTGCAGATAATGGTGGGACTATCATCGTTGGCGCCGATGGCACACGATGGAAACTGAAAGTCGAAGGGTCTATAGATGTCAAACAGTTCGGTGCTAGGCCTGATGACGAGACAGGAGCGGGAACCGACAGTTATGCCGCCATTCAGGCTGCTATCAACTGGGCCGTGCAGTCTAAGACTACTCGGGTGACTGCGGTAGGCAAGTTCAGGACCAGCAATACCATCGTCATGAATACCGGCGTCTTCATGCAGACACTTGTGCTTGATGGTTGTGGCCAGAATTCGCGCATCAGGTGCACCGGAGCTGACAAGGACGTCATCCAATTCTCCACTACCCAGTTCATGCGAATGGGGGGGGTCCGGGACATCGAGATTCAGGCCGGCGCAACTGCTGGTCATGGCGTGAACATCGTGTATGGCGCCCAGCAGTGCCAGTTCATTAACGTGACGGTTACCGCGCTGAATCCGGTCAAGAACTGCTGGAGGGGTGTATGGAGCGCGTTTGCGGTAGGCGAAGGCGGTTGCTTCGACTGCATCTGGGATGGTGGTGATCTGTACGTGACCACTTCCCATACAACCTACGGGATTTATTTCCTGACAAACGGTACCTGTTTCAACGAGAACCAATTCAGAGGAATGCGCTGGAACCAGGCGACCAACACGTACTTCGCCTACGTCGGCAACGTACATTCGACATCCTACCTAGTGAACAACCACTTTAAAGGGATCAACTTCGAGATCTGCAAAGGTGGCGGTCTGCTGATGTACTGCGGACGCGGCACAATTTTCGAAGGGCTTTCGTATTGGGATGCCGGCACCTACAGCAATCATCTTCTCCACTTCCCTAATGTGCCCGGTTTGCGCATGACGGGTACCGTAATCCGTGGGTTTCAGCGCAACGGCGATACGCTCGCGGTAGGTGTTCGCGACATCTTTATCGAGATCGCTGATGAAACGACAATTTCTGGATTGACCGGCGGATCGTCATACGACTGGGGCGGGAACCTGGTCGTTATCGAAGGGCCAAAGCTCGCGCTGGGCATTGAGCTGAACTACGGAAACCGGGTCTACGCAAACCACAAGACCTTGAGCATATGTGCAGGGGAAATTACCGGGTCGACTGGTGCTGGCATCTGGGCAGAGAACGTAGCGACGATTGTTCGATTGTCGGCGGGGAAGTACCGCATCACGTTTATTGCCCAGTCTCGAGCCGATGTTAACTACACGGTTGACGCTGGAATATCGGGAACCCCGGCGTTCTTTTCTCCGGCAATCGACAAACAGCTTACGTACTTTGACCTCACGTACACGCGGTTCGATGGCGCGGCCGCCGATCCCACAACGATCATGTTCAGAATGATTGGATAG
- a CDS encoding phage protein NinX family protein gives MTDLIEVKTADLAGEALNWAVAVVAHGKVYVYPDGGLCPPEGTVSMNDDDGTLWVNSGGFHPKDQWAPSTNWAQGGPLFDEHWPTFSFAEGLVRAEVIVASGQMFSAIGPDYLVAACRAIVAARHGEPINVPKELTP, from the coding sequence ATGACCGACCTGATCGAAGTGAAGACGGCAGACCTGGCCGGCGAGGCGCTCAACTGGGCGGTTGCTGTAGTCGCGCATGGAAAGGTCTACGTCTACCCCGATGGCGGCCTATGCCCTCCAGAGGGCACCGTGTCGATGAATGACGATGACGGGACGCTCTGGGTCAATAGCGGCGGCTTTCATCCCAAGGATCAGTGGGCTCCATCAACAAACTGGGCTCAAGGAGGGCCGCTGTTTGACGAGCATTGGCCGACCTTCAGCTTTGCGGAGGGGCTTGTTCGGGCAGAAGTTATCGTTGCTTCAGGGCAGATGTTCTCGGCCATTGGCCCCGACTACCTGGTCGCTGCCTGTCGCGCCATCGTCGCCGCCAGACACGGAGAACCAATCAACGTTCCGAAGGAACTGACGCCATGA
- a CDS encoding IS256 family transposase, with the protein MTKPTIALTELVEKGADADLLKQMIQFVAQRMMEFDVESLCGAGFDVKSPDRTNSRNGYRDRLWQTRAGDVDLKIPKLRQGSYFPGFLEPRRTAEKAMAAVIQEAYIQGVSTRSVDELVKAMGMSGISKSQVSRLAGEIDERVHAFLDRPIEGDWPYLWIDATYVKVREAGRIVSAAVIIAVAVNTNGGREILGMRVGPSEAEPFWTDFLRSLTRRGLRGVKLVISDAHEGLKAAVSKVFHATWQRCRVHFMRNAMAHVGKGQRTIVAAFLRTVFAQDSREECHKQWRQVADQLREKYPKIAALMDNCENDVLAHMAFPKPHRQQLHSTNPLERLNAEIKRRTEVVGIFPNDPAITRLVGAMLLEQNDEWCLQRRYMQLEAFEAVSDNPQAKLSAVIN; encoded by the coding sequence ATGACCAAGCCCACTATCGCATTGACCGAGTTGGTTGAGAAAGGGGCAGACGCTGATCTGCTCAAGCAAATGATCCAGTTCGTTGCCCAGCGCATGATGGAGTTCGATGTCGAAAGCCTGTGCGGTGCCGGCTTCGATGTCAAAAGCCCAGACCGGACAAACAGCCGCAATGGCTATCGGGATCGCCTCTGGCAGACCCGCGCCGGCGACGTTGACCTGAAGATCCCAAAGCTGCGCCAAGGCAGCTACTTTCCTGGTTTTCTTGAACCGCGACGCACCGCCGAAAAGGCCATGGCGGCGGTGATTCAGGAAGCCTACATCCAAGGCGTTTCAACGCGTTCGGTGGACGAGCTGGTAAAGGCCATGGGTATGTCCGGCATCTCGAAAAGCCAGGTTTCGCGGCTGGCCGGCGAGATTGATGAGCGTGTTCATGCGTTCCTTGATCGCCCCATTGAGGGTGACTGGCCCTACCTCTGGATCGACGCCACCTACGTCAAGGTCAGGGAAGCAGGTCGTATCGTGTCGGCCGCCGTCATAATCGCCGTGGCGGTGAACACCAACGGTGGGCGCGAGATTTTGGGTATGCGAGTTGGCCCTTCGGAAGCCGAACCGTTCTGGACGGACTTCCTGCGAAGCCTGACGCGGCGCGGGCTGCGAGGCGTAAAGCTGGTGATTTCCGACGCTCATGAAGGGCTAAAGGCAGCTGTATCCAAGGTCTTTCACGCGACGTGGCAACGCTGCCGCGTTCATTTCATGCGCAACGCCATGGCCCATGTTGGCAAGGGCCAACGCACGATCGTGGCGGCCTTTCTACGCACCGTATTTGCCCAGGACAGCCGAGAGGAATGCCACAAGCAATGGCGGCAGGTCGCTGATCAGTTACGAGAAAAGTACCCGAAGATCGCGGCGCTCATGGACAACTGCGAAAATGACGTGCTGGCGCACATGGCGTTTCCCAAGCCGCACCGGCAGCAGCTTCACAGCACCAATCCGCTGGAACGGTTGAACGCGGAGATCAAGCGACGCACCGAAGTCGTGGGTATATTCCCGAACGACCCGGCGATCACCCGGCTGGTTGGGGCGATGCTACTGGAGCAGAACGACGAATGGTGCCTGCAACGGCGCTACATGCAGTTGGAGGCCTTCGAGGCGGTCAGCGATAATCCGCAGGCCAAGTTGTCGGCCGTGATCAACTAA
- a CDS encoding GNAT family N-acetyltransferase: MSMRIEMVASPGDEERSAIVKPLRAHNRAKAGDPKIETIALLVRDEHTQEVLGGLWAEVFYRWLYIELLAIPEQSRGQGIGTRLIGMAEEVAREKGCIGIWLDTFDFQAPAFYERNGFSRFANLEDFPPGHTRFYYQKRLV, encoded by the coding sequence ATGAGCATGCGTATCGAAATGGTGGCCAGCCCAGGAGACGAGGAGCGTTCGGCCATCGTCAAACCCTTGAGAGCCCACAACCGCGCCAAGGCGGGCGATCCAAAGATCGAGACCATCGCCTTGCTGGTGCGTGATGAGCATACCCAGGAGGTTCTCGGCGGGCTCTGGGCGGAGGTGTTCTACCGCTGGCTGTACATCGAGCTGCTTGCGATACCCGAGCAGAGCAGGGGGCAAGGCATAGGCACGCGCCTGATCGGCATGGCCGAAGAGGTCGCTCGAGAAAAGGGCTGCATCGGCATCTGGCTGGATACCTTCGATTTCCAGGCGCCCGCATTTTATGAGCGAAACGGCTTCAGCCGTTTTGCCAATCTTGAAGATTTCCCCCCGGGACATACGCGCTTCTACTACCAGAAACGCCTGGTTTGA
- a CDS encoding DUF6434 domain-containing protein, with protein MSFDWHAGPITRATPLDRHYRNTQKVRQFLVEECGEAFKFDRAFMAWIKSGTSATMGDVADQWLRTRKS; from the coding sequence ATGAGCTTCGACTGGCACGCAGGTCCGATCACCCGCGCCACGCCACTGGACCGGCACTACCGCAACACACAGAAAGTCAGGCAGTTCCTCGTCGAGGAATGTGGCGAGGCGTTCAAGTTCGACCGCGCCTTCATGGCCTGGATCAAAAGCGGTACGTCAGCCACCATGGGGGATGTCGCCGATCAATGGCTGCGTACGCGCAAGTCCTGA
- a CDS encoding DoxX family protein, whose amino-acid sequence MRYTLLEGQRDLILLLARILLMILFVLSGWGKLTGFEGTVGYMTSLGAPAPTLAAAVAVIMEFAVGILLILGFYTRPLALLFALFVLGTALLGHPFWNMVEPERSANMTQFLKNLSIVGGLLALAVSGAGRISLDRR is encoded by the coding sequence ATGCGCTATACCCTGCTCGAAGGCCAACGCGACCTTATCCTGCTGCTCGCCCGCATCCTGCTGATGATCCTGTTCGTGCTCTCTGGCTGGGGCAAGCTGACCGGCTTCGAAGGCACGGTCGGCTACATGACCTCCCTCGGCGCGCCGGCACCGACACTGGCGGCGGCCGTGGCGGTGATCATGGAATTCGCGGTCGGCATCCTGCTGATTCTCGGCTTCTATACGCGTCCATTGGCCCTGCTGTTCGCCCTGTTCGTCCTCGGCACCGCGTTGCTCGGCCACCCGTTCTGGAACATGGTCGAGCCCGAACGCAGCGCCAACATGACCCAGTTCCTGAAAAACCTGAGTATTGTCGGCGGGTTGCTGGCACTGGCGGTCTCAGGTGCCGGACGCATCTCCCTCGACCGTCGCTGA
- a CDS encoding two-component system sensor histidine kinase NtrB — protein sequence MSEARYEQLVQAVVDYAIYMLDPDGHVVSWNAGAERIKGYRADEVIGRHFSLFFTAQDCAEGRPQRLLHQALEQGCAQDEGWRVRKDGTQFWALAALDVIRDSQGQVIGLAKVTRDITDRRESALQLDAMRAQLFQAQKLEALGQLTGGLAHDFNNLLTIILSSARLALNSQDPARIQRLLEHVLDAGQRGTQLTQQLLSFARHRQLNVASLAPGKVIEATCGLLEHALPRDIELQQQVAKDLPMIEVDAGQLQMVLLNLMFNARDAIVGAGRIVLAVECVQLAGDVEGLHGRFVRFDVHDDGQGIDPQLLPRIFEPFFTTKPFGKGTGLGLSQAYGFARQSLGAICVSSQPGVGTCMSLYLPAYPATPTTDG from the coding sequence ATGTCCGAGGCTCGCTATGAACAGCTGGTTCAAGCGGTGGTCGACTATGCCATTTATATGCTTGACCCAGATGGTCATGTGGTGTCGTGGAATGCTGGCGCCGAACGCATCAAGGGGTATCGCGCCGATGAGGTGATCGGGCGGCATTTTTCGCTGTTCTTCACCGCCCAGGATTGCGCCGAGGGCCGTCCGCAACGCTTGTTGCACCAGGCGCTCGAGCAGGGCTGCGCCCAGGATGAAGGTTGGCGGGTGCGCAAGGACGGCACGCAGTTCTGGGCCCTGGCGGCCCTCGATGTCATCCGCGACAGCCAAGGCCAGGTCATTGGCCTGGCCAAGGTCACCCGCGATATCACCGACCGCCGCGAGTCCGCGCTGCAGCTCGATGCCATGCGCGCGCAGCTGTTCCAGGCTCAGAAACTCGAGGCCCTGGGGCAACTGACTGGCGGTCTGGCCCATGACTTCAACAACCTTCTGACGATCATCCTCAGCTCCGCGCGGCTGGCGCTCAACAGCCAGGACCCGGCGCGTATCCAGCGTCTGCTCGAACACGTGCTCGACGCAGGCCAGCGTGGTACGCAATTGACCCAGCAACTGCTCAGTTTCGCCCGTCACCGTCAGTTGAACGTTGCCAGCCTGGCGCCGGGCAAGGTGATCGAAGCCACCTGCGGCCTGCTCGAACATGCCTTGCCCCGGGACATCGAGCTGCAGCAGCAGGTCGCGAAGGACTTGCCGATGATCGAGGTGGATGCCGGGCAGCTGCAGATGGTGCTGCTCAACCTGATGTTCAACGCCCGCGATGCGATAGTGGGCGCAGGGCGGATCGTCCTGGCGGTTGAGTGCGTGCAGTTGGCCGGGGACGTGGAAGGCCTGCATGGACGTTTCGTGCGTTTCGATGTACATGATGATGGCCAGGGCATAGACCCACAGTTGCTGCCGCGGATTTTCGAACCCTTCTTCACCACCAAACCGTTCGGCAAAGGCACCGGGCTCGGTCTCAGCCAAGCCTATGGGTTTGCGCGGCAGAGCCTGGGTGCGATCTGCGTCAGCAGTCAGCCAGGTGTCGGCACTTGCATGAGCCTCTACTTGCCGGCGTATCCCGCCACCCCAACGACGGATGGATAG